A genomic stretch from Desulfotignum balticum DSM 7044 includes:
- a CDS encoding ABC transporter ATP-binding protein — MTEICHDIRQAFFAYDRDIVLTGISETFKKGRFYGILGPNGCGKTTLLDLMAGFIHPHRGEVRFMGKCLKKTPKKILAKQISLVSQNFYINFPYRVSDVVMMGRYPYIPRFSRPSAQDFQRCDQAMEITGISRLKDQLVTEISGGERQRTVFARALAQDTDILLLDEATSNLDIRHSIHLLDTVKKKVREKGLTVISVFQDINLAAIFCDEMVFMKKGTLVKKGPTQDLMTEQMLETVFHIQSKIRFEPLYQAGQAVFKTGKAASW; from the coding sequence ATGACCGAAATCTGCCATGACATCCGGCAGGCGTTTTTTGCCTATGACCGTGACATCGTTCTCACCGGCATCTCGGAAACCTTTAAAAAAGGCCGGTTTTACGGAATCCTCGGACCCAACGGATGTGGTAAAACCACCTTGCTGGACCTGATGGCCGGATTCATTCATCCCCACCGAGGCGAAGTTCGCTTCATGGGCAAATGTTTAAAGAAAACCCCTAAAAAGATCCTGGCAAAACAGATAAGTCTGGTCTCCCAGAATTTTTATATCAACTTTCCCTATCGGGTATCCGACGTGGTCATGATGGGACGATACCCTTATATACCAAGATTTTCCAGGCCCTCTGCCCAAGACTTCCAACGATGTGATCAGGCCATGGAAATCACCGGAATAAGCCGTCTGAAAGACCAGCTTGTCACGGAAATCAGCGGGGGTGAGCGGCAACGGACGGTGTTTGCAAGGGCCCTGGCCCAGGACACGGATATCCTTCTTCTGGACGAAGCCACTTCCAATCTTGACATCCGCCACAGTATCCATCTGCTTGACACGGTTAAAAAAAAGGTGCGTGAAAAAGGCCTGACTGTTATCTCTGTATTTCAGGACATCAATCTGGCAGCGATATTCTGTGATGAAATGGTATTCATGAAAAAGGGAACCCTGGTCAAAAAAGGGCCGACACAAGACCTGATGACCGAACAAATGCTTGAAACGGTGTTTCATATTCAGTCAAAAATACGGTTCGAACCCCTTTACCAGGCCGGGCAGGCCGTGTTTAAAACAGGGAAGGCAGCGTCATGGTGA
- the cobI gene encoding precorrin-2 C(20)-methyltransferase produces MNHSTGTFYGIGVGPGDPELLTLKAVRMINHVDVIFAASSIKNRHSLAVEIARPHISDQADIRMLSFQMSNNEDEKETLWEENARVIMAELEQGKNVAFLTLGDVLTYSTYGYLIRIIRQKNPGIPIRSIPGIPSYLAAASRMNMPLVEGEESLLITSGARGGKALRKFSGCAENVVLLKTYRNIKDINDALAEAGLLRNSRGVSRCGRAGEKIFEDVTDLEKQKPDYWSLIIAKRNLKKDLEKTGHDHAGIHL; encoded by the coding sequence ATGAATCATTCAACAGGTACATTTTACGGTATCGGTGTCGGCCCGGGTGACCCGGAACTGTTGACCCTGAAGGCCGTCCGTATGATCAACCATGTCGACGTCATCTTTGCGGCATCTTCCATCAAAAACAGGCACAGTCTTGCTGTCGAAATCGCAAGACCCCACATTTCAGATCAGGCGGATATCCGGATGCTCTCCTTCCAGATGTCCAACAACGAAGACGAAAAAGAAACGCTGTGGGAAGAAAACGCCCGGGTGATCATGGCGGAACTTGAACAGGGGAAAAATGTGGCGTTCCTGACCCTGGGAGACGTGCTGACCTATTCAACTTACGGATATCTGATCCGGATCATCCGGCAGAAAAATCCCGGTATTCCCATCCGGTCCATTCCCGGCATCCCCTCGTATCTGGCTGCCGCATCCCGGATGAATATGCCCCTGGTGGAAGGGGAGGAATCCCTTTTGATTACCTCCGGTGCCAGAGGAGGGAAAGCGCTGAGAAAATTTTCCGGTTGCGCGGAAAATGTGGTATTACTGAAAACCTACAGAAACATAAAAGATATCAATGACGCCCTTGCAGAGGCCGGCCTGCTCCGGAACAGCCGGGGGGTCTCCCGGTGCGGCCGGGCAGGCGAAAAAATATTTGAGGACGTAACAGATCTTGAAAAACAAAAACCAGACTACTGGTCTTTGATTATTGCCAAACGGAATCTCAAAAAAGACTTGGAAAAAACAGGTCATGATCATGCCGGAATCCACCTTTAA
- a CDS encoding sirohydrochlorin cobaltochelatase: MIKNFIRFMLTSLSVLLIFSMAYGQTPRKAIVLASFGTSHPDALKALTTIEEIVQKDHPDYMVTHAFTSNVIRKIWHDRQNDTGFLEENKEISRDFLYVKSPLATVADLQDQGIKTIVVQPTHVFAGESYADLCAYMSGLNSIKTLREKYMPFDILVLGRPALGAPSATHFYQEDIQAAANALENDIKKAKKMGAAMVYMGHGNEIYSTGAYVELEDTLRKTYPDTRVFIGAVEGFPLVSHVAEDLKHAGIKKVFMKPLMVVAGDHAGNDMAGDEQDSWKTRFEQMGMSVTCDITGLGENTGWAKIYSDHIFDVIKDAGIK; encoded by the coding sequence ATGATCAAAAACTTCATTCGTTTCATGCTGACCAGCTTGTCTGTCCTTCTGATTTTTTCAATGGCTTACGGCCAAACACCCCGGAAAGCGATTGTGCTGGCCAGTTTCGGCACCTCACATCCGGATGCGTTAAAAGCATTGACCACCATTGAAGAAATCGTTCAAAAAGACCATCCCGACTATATGGTAACCCATGCGTTCACATCCAATGTCATCCGGAAAATATGGCATGACCGCCAGAATGATACCGGATTTCTGGAAGAAAACAAGGAAATCAGCAGGGATTTTTTATACGTGAAGTCGCCGCTGGCAACGGTTGCCGATCTTCAGGACCAAGGGATTAAAACCATTGTTGTTCAGCCCACGCATGTTTTTGCCGGGGAATCTTATGCAGATCTTTGCGCCTATATGTCTGGTCTGAACAGCATCAAAACCCTGCGTGAAAAATACATGCCTTTTGATATCCTTGTCTTAGGCCGTCCGGCCCTTGGCGCACCGTCAGCAACACATTTCTACCAGGAAGATATTCAGGCTGCAGCAAACGCCCTTGAAAATGATATTAAAAAAGCAAAAAAAATGGGTGCTGCCATGGTCTATATGGGACATGGCAACGAGATATACTCCACAGGCGCATATGTTGAACTGGAAGATACCCTGCGGAAAACCTACCCGGACACACGGGTATTCATTGGTGCGGTTGAAGGATTCCCTTTGGTGAGTCACGTGGCAGAAGACCTGAAGCACGCAGGTATTAAAAAAGTTTTTATGAAACCGTTAATGGTGGTGGCCGGTGATCATGCCGGCAATGACATGGCAGGAGATGAACAAGATTCATGGAAAACCCGGTTTGAGCAGATGGGAATGTCGGTCACCTGTGACATTACCGGTCTTGGTGAAAACACCGGATGGGCAAAAATATACAGTGATCACATTTTTGATGTGATCAAAGATGCCGGTATAAAATAA
- the cbiD gene encoding cobalt-precorrin-5B (C(1))-methyltransferase CbiD has product MAKSKKPGLKQGFTTGAAAAAAVKGALYLLLKKEKKQFVTICFIGGGHRDIDIFSLEKSGKHTAVCTVIKDAGDDPDVTHKAEIGAVVSIKETEVSVLTLSGGKGVGRVTKPGLEIPPGHPAINSGPRQMITSVVEEMLADSGGSFAVSIEIFVPEGETLAGHTLNARLGIIGGISILGTTGVVRPMSHEAYIATIRSSLSVARACGVKRIFFTTGRRSERFAQKYFTDDPVEAFIQMGDFFKLSLESAARMGFSDIVLAVFFGKALKMADGLPHTHAAKTDLCLKTLSRWTLALTGNEAAAQNIVSANTARQAFFMLEHTAPAVIARVGSEIICSARSFSGISVNIRAIIFDFSGRIYFDSNPSRRKT; this is encoded by the coding sequence ATGGCTAAATCAAAAAAACCAGGATTAAAACAAGGGTTTACAACGGGTGCAGCCGCAGCAGCCGCCGTAAAAGGCGCCCTTTATCTTTTGCTGAAAAAAGAAAAAAAGCAATTTGTTACCATCTGTTTCATCGGTGGCGGCCACCGGGACATTGACATTTTTTCACTGGAAAAATCCGGTAAACACACCGCCGTGTGCACCGTGATCAAAGACGCGGGCGATGACCCGGATGTGACCCACAAAGCTGAAATCGGTGCCGTGGTATCAATCAAAGAAACAGAGGTTTCCGTGTTGACCCTTTCAGGCGGGAAAGGCGTGGGACGGGTTACAAAACCCGGCCTTGAAATCCCGCCCGGGCATCCGGCCATCAACAGCGGCCCAAGACAAATGATCACATCCGTGGTTGAAGAGATGCTGGCGGACAGCGGCGGGTCCTTTGCCGTTTCCATAGAAATCTTTGTTCCTGAGGGAGAAACGCTTGCCGGGCATACCCTGAACGCGCGGCTGGGAATTATCGGCGGCATTTCGATTCTGGGAACCACGGGGGTTGTCCGTCCCATGTCCCACGAAGCCTATATTGCCACGATCCGGTCATCTCTTTCCGTGGCCCGGGCATGCGGTGTAAAAAGAATATTTTTTACCACGGGAAGAAGAAGTGAACGGTTTGCCCAAAAATATTTTACGGATGATCCGGTAGAAGCGTTTATCCAGATGGGTGATTTTTTTAAACTGTCCCTTGAATCAGCGGCCCGGATGGGATTTTCAGACATCGTGCTGGCTGTTTTTTTTGGAAAGGCCCTTAAAATGGCAGATGGACTTCCCCATACCCATGCGGCAAAAACAGATCTGTGTCTGAAAACACTTTCCCGGTGGACACTGGCGCTTACGGGAAATGAAGCGGCCGCCCAAAACATTGTATCCGCCAACACGGCAAGACAGGCTTTTTTTATGCTTGAACACACGGCACCCGCCGTGATCGCCCGGGTGGGGTCGGAAATCATTTGCTCAGCCCGGTCTTTTTCAGGAATCTCTGTCAATATCCGGGCGATCATTTTTGATTTCAGCGGCAGGATATATTTTGACTCAAATCCATCACGCAGGAAGACTTAA
- the cobM gene encoding precorrin-4 C(11)-methyltransferase produces the protein MQRHPVIFVGAGPGDPELITVKGQKAMMAADLVVYAGSLVPETLLKWAKNATAVNSAPLHLDEIIHMMADAVKQGKKVVRLHTGDPSLYGAIQEQMVQLDQQGIPYTVIPGVTAAFAAAAAMKMEYTLPEITQTLILTRIAGRTPVPESENLKALAAHRASMAIYLSIAQAGQVQKILAEHYGEDFICAIAVKVSQPEERLYYIPVKNLSETIQKEKIKSQALIVVSPFLNMEKSRMPYQSKLYDKDFRHEYRG, from the coding sequence ATGCAGCGACATCCGGTAATATTTGTAGGTGCCGGTCCGGGTGATCCGGAACTGATCACCGTCAAGGGACAGAAGGCAATGATGGCGGCAGACCTGGTGGTCTATGCCGGGTCCCTGGTCCCCGAAACCCTGCTTAAATGGGCAAAAAATGCCACGGCCGTAAACAGTGCCCCCCTGCACCTGGATGAGATTATTCATATGATGGCAGATGCGGTAAAACAGGGGAAAAAAGTGGTGCGCCTGCATACGGGAGATCCCTCCCTTTATGGCGCTATCCAGGAACAGATGGTTCAACTGGACCAACAGGGGATCCCGTATACGGTGATTCCCGGGGTCACGGCCGCCTTTGCCGCTGCAGCCGCCATGAAAATGGAATACACCCTTCCTGAAATCACGCAGACCCTCATCCTGACGCGGATCGCCGGAAGGACACCGGTCCCGGAATCCGAAAACCTCAAAGCCCTTGCCGCGCACCGGGCTTCCATGGCAATCTATTTAAGCATCGCCCAGGCCGGACAGGTCCAAAAGATACTGGCCGAACACTATGGAGAAGATTTTATCTGCGCCATTGCCGTCAAGGTGTCACAGCCGGAAGAACGCCTGTATTATATCCCTGTAAAAAATCTGTCGGAAACCATTCAAAAGGAAAAAATTAAAAGCCAGGCCCTGATTGTGGTCAGCCCGTTTCTGAACATGGAAAAGTCACGGATGCCGTATCAATCCAAATTATATGACAAAGACTTCAGACATGAATACCGGGGCTGA
- the cbiE gene encoding precorrin-6y C5,15-methyltransferase (decarboxylating) subunit CbiE, with protein MLSVIGLGLSRNDLTHTHLALIQTADVLSGGARHLALFPLFSGEKIEIKKNLDTLPGLFLDKLAQGKNIVVLASGDPLFFGIGAYLADRIGKDRIQIYPNISAVAAAFARIKESWQDVRVMSFHGRPFENRHLGDFRTHDKLAVFTDPVQTPARICRTLGENQITDFQICVLERLGSRDETLTWFDPGQPVERDFSEPNLVVFLREKNDPAQSVVPVFPGMPDDRFHHEQGLITKPEIRVISLSKLRLQPDHILWDLGAGSGSVSIEASYYITGGMIYAVEKKDTRIQDIHRNRNTFGVKNLTVCQGHLPGEMETLPDPDRIFIGGGGKDLPSIIRAAGARIKENGIMVINTVLISNMTASLDMLSSMGFDTRIIQVQVNTGHGMPWGQMLKSRNPVFIIQGIKQ; from the coding sequence ATGTTATCCGTCATTGGACTCGGCCTTTCCCGAAACGACCTGACCCATACCCATTTGGCCCTCATACAAACAGCGGATGTCCTTTCCGGCGGGGCCCGTCACCTGGCCCTGTTCCCGCTGTTTTCCGGAGAAAAAATTGAAATTAAAAAAAATTTAGACACCCTGCCCGGCCTGTTTCTGGACAAACTGGCACAAGGAAAAAACATTGTGGTCCTGGCTTCGGGAGATCCCCTTTTTTTCGGCATCGGCGCGTATCTGGCCGACCGCATCGGAAAAGACAGAATACAAATATACCCCAACATCAGCGCCGTGGCAGCGGCATTTGCCAGGATCAAAGAATCCTGGCAGGATGTCCGGGTGATGAGTTTTCACGGCCGTCCGTTTGAAAACAGGCACTTGGGTGATTTCAGGACCCATGATAAACTCGCTGTTTTTACGGACCCTGTCCAAACACCGGCCAGGATCTGCCGCACCCTGGGTGAAAACCAGATCACTGATTTTCAGATCTGTGTTCTGGAACGGCTCGGCAGCAGGGATGAAACCCTTACCTGGTTTGATCCGGGACAACCAGTGGAAAGGGATTTCTCAGAACCGAACCTGGTGGTGTTTCTCAGGGAAAAAAATGATCCGGCCCAAAGCGTTGTGCCGGTTTTTCCGGGAATGCCCGATGACCGGTTCCATCACGAACAGGGCCTGATCACCAAACCTGAAATCCGTGTTATTTCACTTTCAAAACTGAGGCTCCAGCCGGACCATATCTTGTGGGATCTGGGTGCCGGAAGCGGTTCCGTCTCCATTGAAGCGTCATATTATATTACCGGGGGAATGATCTATGCCGTTGAAAAAAAAGACACCCGGATCCAGGACATTCACAGAAACAGGAACACATTCGGGGTGAAAAACCTCACTGTCTGTCAGGGGCATCTCCCCGGAGAAATGGAAACCCTGCCGGATCCGGACCGTATTTTTATCGGGGGCGGCGGCAAAGACCTGCCGTCCATCATCCGTGCCGCCGGGGCACGAATAAAGGAAAACGGAATCATGGTTATCAATACCGTGCTGATCAGCAACATGACTGCAAGCCTTGACATGCTTTCTTCCATGGGATTTGACACCCGGATCATCCAGGTACAGGTAAATACCGGGCATGGTATGCCCTGGGGGCAGATGCTGAAAAGCCGGAATCCTGTGTTTATCATACAGGGGATCAAACAATAG
- a CDS encoding ABC transporter substrate-binding protein: MVIQRGLFFFWVLTGLFTPCVSADLPGDVKLVDETTLIDQSGRTINVSRPFSRIISLYGAHTENLFYLGLDSEIIGVSRSDSYPEKAQEKPAFSYHDDPERFLAARPDLVLIRPMIDRGYARLTKRLEQSGITVVSIQPSTIEEMYQYWKILGILTGKKDTSHRMIQQFQLAVEKFNAYSKNATPPQKVYFEAIHDKMKTFSNGSMADFVLKTAGGINIADDARPSRGSNIAVYGKERILSKAADIDVFLSQQGPMNRPTLDQIKNEPGFSVIRAIQNNRVYIIDEHIVSRPTMRLLHGIHQTGIRLYPEFSGTAWDTVFQEAITPIPDRIYDETTGN, translated from the coding sequence ATGGTGATACAAAGGGGGCTTTTCTTTTTTTGGGTTTTGACCGGCCTGTTCACACCCTGCGTTTCTGCGGATCTTCCCGGGGATGTCAAGCTTGTGGATGAAACCACGCTGATCGACCAGTCCGGGCGGACAATTAATGTGAGCCGGCCGTTTTCACGGATTATATCTCTTTATGGGGCCCACACGGAAAATCTGTTTTATCTGGGTCTGGATTCGGAGATCATCGGGGTGTCCCGATCCGATTCATATCCTGAAAAAGCACAGGAAAAACCGGCCTTTTCATACCATGATGACCCGGAACGGTTCCTGGCGGCCAGGCCGGACCTGGTACTGATCCGGCCCATGATCGACAGGGGGTATGCCAGGCTGACAAAACGGCTGGAGCAAAGCGGCATCACGGTTGTTTCCATCCAGCCCTCAACCATTGAAGAGATGTATCAATACTGGAAAATATTGGGCATACTGACCGGGAAAAAAGACACATCCCACAGGATGATCCAACAATTTCAGCTGGCGGTTGAAAAATTCAATGCATATTCAAAAAACGCAACACCCCCCCAGAAAGTGTATTTCGAGGCCATCCATGACAAAATGAAAACCTTTTCAAACGGCTCCATGGCTGATTTTGTTTTGAAAACCGCCGGGGGCATCAATATTGCCGATGATGCCAGGCCGTCCCGGGGGAGCAACATCGCCGTATACGGCAAGGAACGGATACTGTCAAAAGCAGCGGATATTGATGTGTTCCTGTCCCAGCAAGGCCCCATGAACCGTCCAACCCTGGATCAAATCAAGAATGAGCCCGGATTTTCCGTGATCCGGGCGATCCAAAACAACCGGGTTTACATCATTGACGAGCATATTGTTTCACGGCCCACCATGCGTCTGCTTCACGGCATTCACCAGACCGGAATACGGCTTTACCCCGAATTTTCAGGAACCGCCTGGGATACTGTGTTTCAGGAGGCCATCACACCAATACCAGACAGGATATACGATGAAACCACAGGAAATTGA
- a CDS encoding cobalt-precorrin 5A hydrolase, whose amino-acid sequence MTKTSDMNTGADMAIWALTPHGVFLSKKLGAHFSGADLFVSERLDVPWCKKTFTRLGDAVADQFHAYGAHIFIMAAGIAVRVIAPHIRKKTTDPAVVVIDDAGRFCISLLSGHLGGANRLSESAARVINAVPVITTATDANDLPSMDMIARDQNLEIENPSAVKTINMMFLKNHPVFMHDPYGLLAGKIPARLIRKSAAENPDAPSIIVDDQTRTTGRHDLVLRPRILFAGIGCNRGTEMSEISGLLKKVCDKHSLSIHSIRAIATIDLKKDEPGILELAQRLCVPLYFYDSDTLNQVSPVSEVSPFAEKYTGAKSVCEAAAILSATPGKLIVTKQKTRQVTIAIARTTISCSSSGSDRDIPTI is encoded by the coding sequence ATGACAAAGACTTCAGACATGAATACCGGGGCTGATATGGCCATCTGGGCGTTGACCCCCCATGGGGTTTTTCTTTCAAAAAAACTGGGTGCCCATTTTTCCGGTGCCGATCTTTTTGTATCTGAACGCCTTGACGTTCCATGGTGCAAAAAAACATTCACCCGCTTAGGCGATGCCGTTGCAGACCAGTTTCATGCCTATGGGGCGCATATTTTTATCATGGCCGCAGGCATTGCCGTCCGGGTGATTGCACCGCATATCAGGAAAAAAACAACAGACCCGGCCGTGGTGGTCATTGATGATGCCGGACGGTTTTGCATTTCCCTGCTTTCCGGTCATTTAGGGGGGGCAAACCGGCTTTCAGAATCCGCAGCCCGGGTGATCAATGCGGTGCCGGTCATCACCACGGCGACGGATGCAAACGATTTGCCTTCCATGGACATGATCGCCAGGGACCAGAATCTTGAAATCGAAAATCCATCCGCCGTTAAAACCATCAATATGATGTTTTTAAAAAACCACCCCGTATTCATGCACGATCCCTATGGATTGCTGGCAGGAAAAATCCCTGCCCGGCTCATCAGGAAAAGTGCCGCCGAAAACCCGGATGCACCATCCATCATCGTGGATGACCAAACCCGGACGACAGGCAGGCATGACCTGGTTCTCCGTCCCAGAATTCTTTTTGCCGGGATCGGATGCAACCGGGGAACTGAAATGTCTGAAATCAGCGGCCTGCTGAAAAAAGTTTGTGACAAACACAGCCTGTCCATACACAGCATCCGGGCCATCGCCACCATTGATTTAAAAAAGGATGAACCCGGTATTCTTGAACTGGCCCAACGCCTTTGTGTGCCCCTTTACTTTTACGACAGCGACACACTCAACCAGGTAAGTCCCGTTTCCGAAGTATCACCCTTTGCAGAAAAATATACAGGAGCAAAAAGCGTATGCGAAGCAGCAGCCATCCTCTCGGCAACCCCGGGGAAACTGATTGTAACCAAACAGAAAACCAGGCAGGTCACCATTGCCATCGCCCGAACAACAATATCCTGTTCATCGTCGGGATCGGACCGGGACATCCCGACCATATGA
- a CDS encoding nucleoside recognition protein produces the protein MIMPESTFKYKPLAVSLTVSAAMLMSGLILTDKVTVPQLTGRLLMPLLTLMGFIAAGLVAGQVIEASGWTRTLGVAARPFFRFGHLGDRCGAAFTAAFVSGVTANAMLLDFYKEGKITRQQLFVTNFVNQLPAYFLHLPTTFFIVLPLTGKAGVIYYFLTFLATFIRTFLCLVYGRFFIHPETRMATNSQTTGVPGSHPSRKKMIQAIKEKIPKRILTVFVYVLPVYIAVFMINTLNYFDAANQFLAQNLSLAFIPVEALSVVVLSFAAEFTSGFAAAGALLDAGLINVEQTVLALLAGNIIAFPLRAIRHQLPRYIGIYSPKMGLQILLLGQLFRVLSLIAVGICFFILY, from the coding sequence ATGATCATGCCGGAATCCACCTTTAAATACAAACCGCTTGCCGTTTCCCTGACTGTATCCGCCGCAATGCTCATGTCAGGACTGATCCTGACAGACAAGGTGACCGTGCCGCAGCTGACCGGCAGGTTGTTGATGCCCCTGCTCACCCTGATGGGTTTTATCGCAGCAGGCCTTGTTGCCGGCCAGGTGATTGAGGCTTCCGGCTGGACCCGGACCCTTGGGGTTGCCGCCAGGCCTTTTTTCAGGTTCGGTCATCTAGGCGATCGCTGCGGCGCCGCATTTACCGCGGCATTTGTATCCGGTGTCACGGCAAACGCCATGCTCCTTGATTTTTACAAAGAAGGAAAAATCACCCGGCAACAACTCTTTGTCACGAATTTTGTGAACCAGTTACCCGCCTATTTTCTCCACCTTCCCACCACTTTTTTCATTGTTCTGCCCTTAACCGGAAAAGCCGGGGTCATTTATTATTTTCTCACATTTCTGGCCACCTTTATCCGGACTTTTCTCTGTCTTGTGTACGGCCGTTTTTTTATTCACCCTGAAACCCGAATGGCAACCAACAGCCAAACGACCGGTGTCCCTGGCAGCCATCCCTCCCGAAAAAAAATGATCCAGGCCATCAAAGAAAAAATTCCAAAGCGCATTTTAACTGTTTTTGTGTATGTACTGCCCGTATATATCGCTGTTTTCATGATCAATACGCTGAATTATTTTGATGCGGCCAACCAGTTTCTGGCCCAAAACCTTTCCCTGGCGTTTATTCCGGTGGAAGCGCTTTCCGTCGTGGTACTCAGTTTTGCCGCGGAATTCACATCCGGATTTGCAGCCGCCGGCGCACTCCTTGATGCCGGGCTTATAAACGTTGAACAAACGGTGCTTGCCCTTTTGGCCGGAAACATTATCGCCTTCCCCCTGCGGGCCATCCGTCACCAGCTTCCCAGGTATATCGGTATCTATTCGCCCAAAATGGGATTACAGATTCTCCTTCTGGGTCAACTTTTCAGGGTATTGAGCCTGATTGCCGTTGGCATCTGTTTTTTTATTTTATATTGA
- a CDS encoding precorrin-8X methylmutase: MKPQEIETLSFKIIDNEAQGHGFGPAEWPVVRRLIHTSADFDYLNTIRFHKDAIAAGITAIRSGKPIITDTEMARSGIRKTALVPFGNRVICRISDSDVADAARKNGTTRALEAVNRSVPEMEGGIYVVGNAPTALLRLIELIQAQKAFPALILGFPVGFVNAAESKALLLEHDIPYITNTGRKGGSNIAAGALNALIILSMDKQS, encoded by the coding sequence ATGAAACCACAGGAAATTGAAACATTAAGCTTCAAGATTATCGACAACGAAGCCCAAGGCCATGGATTCGGACCGGCTGAATGGCCCGTGGTCCGGCGGCTGATTCACACCTCGGCTGATTTTGACTATTTAAACACCATCCGGTTCCATAAAGATGCCATTGCGGCAGGGATTACGGCGATCCGGTCCGGGAAGCCCATTATCACGGACACGGAAATGGCCAGATCCGGCATTCGGAAAACAGCGCTGGTGCCATTCGGCAACCGGGTGATCTGCCGTATCAGTGACAGTGATGTCGCAGACGCGGCCCGGAAAAACGGGACCACCCGGGCCCTTGAAGCTGTGAACCGGTCTGTTCCGGAAATGGAAGGGGGTATTTATGTTGTTGGAAACGCTCCCACGGCCCTGTTACGTTTAATTGAACTGATTCAAGCCCAAAAAGCCTTTCCTGCTCTGATTCTCGGTTTTCCCGTGGGATTTGTCAATGCAGCCGAATCCAAGGCACTTCTTCTGGAACACGATATCCCCTATATCACCAATACCGGCAGAAAAGGCGGCTCCAACATTGCCGCAGGGGCATTGAATGCGCTGATCATTCTTTCCATGGATAAGCAGTCATAA
- a CDS encoding FecCD family ABC transporter permease, protein MKMVTENLVLLGLLCLIVIGSAGMGYIPVPFSEVTRSIFETVFPGPDAGQKIDAVIRTVVMDVRLPRILTAVFVGAGLAVSGAVYQGILLNPLADPFTLGISAGAAFGASLAILFFPSLNLYILPGFAFSGAAVTLLIVIFLSSGQTFDRQGLSSNSLILSGIIVSSILSAGISFLKYLADEQVAIIIFWLMGSFASRTWMDVSLVSITVVGGFIVIYYFSRDLNIISLGDRMAVTLGVETRRVTLYLLFTASFVTAICVSVSGIIGFVGLLVPHMMRSFAGPDNQRLLPVCFLAGAILMLSADTVTRAMLPVEIPIGVLTALIGGPFFCFIFRRNHMRTRQ, encoded by the coding sequence ATGAAAATGGTAACGGAAAACCTGGTTCTGCTGGGTCTTTTGTGCCTGATCGTGATCGGTTCCGCCGGGATGGGATATATTCCTGTCCCGTTTTCCGAGGTGACCCGCAGTATTTTTGAAACGGTTTTCCCCGGCCCGGATGCCGGTCAGAAAATCGATGCCGTGATCCGGACAGTGGTCATGGATGTCCGGCTTCCCAGAATTCTGACCGCTGTTTTTGTGGGTGCAGGACTTGCCGTTTCCGGCGCCGTGTACCAGGGGATTCTTTTAAATCCCCTGGCCGACCCCTTTACCCTGGGAATTTCCGCGGGCGCTGCATTCGGCGCATCTCTGGCCATCTTGTTTTTCCCTTCCCTGAACCTGTATATATTACCGGGCTTCGCATTCTCCGGTGCCGCCGTCACTCTTTTGATCGTGATTTTTCTGTCATCCGGACAGACCTTTGACCGGCAGGGTCTTTCCTCAAACTCCCTGATCCTGTCCGGAATTATCGTATCATCCATTTTGTCCGCCGGAATCAGCTTTTTAAAATATCTGGCAGATGAACAGGTGGCCATCATCATTTTCTGGCTCATGGGCAGTTTTGCCTCCCGGACATGGATGGATGTGTCTCTTGTCAGTATTACCGTGGTGGGCGGCTTCATCGTCATCTATTACTTTTCCAGGGACCTGAACATCATTTCCTTAGGCGACCGGATGGCGGTCACACTCGGGGTGGAAACCCGCCGGGTGACGCTTTACCTGCTTTTCACGGCATCCTTTGTCACGGCGATATGTGTGTCCGTCTCCGGAATCATCGGTTTTGTGGGACTTCTGGTGCCGCACATGATGCGGTCGTTTGCAGGACCCGACAACCAGAGACTTTTGCCGGTCTGTTTTCTGGCCGGCGCCATCCTCATGCTTTCCGCAGACACGGTCACCCGGGCCATGCTTCCGGTTGAGATTCCCATCGGCGTGCTCACCGCATTGATCGGCGGTCCTTTTTTCTGCTTTATCTTCAGGAGAAACCATATGAGGACCCGGCAATGA